Proteins encoded together in one Porites lutea chromosome 2, jaPorLute2.1, whole genome shotgun sequence window:
- the LOC140929098 gene encoding transcription elongation factor SPT5-like isoform X1 gives MSDSDDSQYSDEEGEDITREEDDEDEEDEEDDDDYDEDNDFEDDRQRKKRRRHTGFILEEADVDDDYEDADDQEEDGYGDIYGSVDKDDEPIGDDISGNRRYQQMIGDKNAEELEAYYKQKFAESSERYRDDYELRPEIQQQSLLPGVKDPNLWTVKCKIGEEKATVIGLMRKAIAQQFTDEPLQIKSAVAVEGLKGYIYIEAYKQTHVKQAIEGFGTLRLGKWSQMMVPIREMTDVMKVVKEVVSVKPRQWVRLKRGIYKDDLAQVDFVNTARNQVTLKMIPRIDYSRSRGLAKSAEDSLEKRKRKRKPPQKLFDADAIRAIGGEIGQDGDFMIFEGSRYRGGFMYKTLAMSAIVVEGIKPTLLELQKFETAPEDVELEVPVKSLKEGLDEERHNFATGDVVEVAEGDLANLKGTVLSIDGNKITIMPKHEDLKDPLEFMANELQKHFKMGDHVKVIGGRYEGDTGLIVRVEDNMVVLFADLTMHELKVLPKDLQLCTERSSGVDSMGQHQWGDMVQLDPQTVGVIIRLDRDMFSVLNQHGKVIQVKHQAVGRRRENKNAVALDSEQNSVQVRDIVKVIEGPHAGLQGEIKHLYRSFAFLSSKMVIENGGMLVCKTKQLVLAGGGKAISNTLGISGFAPASPRITSPAREGAGGGGGGRGAPRGGMGRGRGRGRGGRDMSLISQTVRISQGPYKGYVGIVKDATETTARVELHSSCKTISVDRMRLAIVGGPSSRGSSVYTKTPMYGSQTPMYGSQTPMHGSRTPMYGSQTPTHGDGSRTPHYGSMTPSHDPSRTPLHGGAWDPTQPNTPARNEDFDYNFDTSTPSPGVYGTPNPATPGGYGGPYTPNTPGGGMYGSEPSYSPYTQSPSPAGYGNPMTPGSIAPVSPAFNPLTPGTGMEETHAGGDWVTTDIEVRINENHEDPKLMDKKGVVRTVTGGTCTVYLYDEKRDVSVSIHNVDPGEPIKQDKVKVILGDDRERTGTLINIDDPDGIIKMDQTDQLKILPLKYLAKMGPTNI, from the exons ATGTCAGACAGCGACGATTCTCAATATTCTGATGAG GAAGGTGAGGATATCACCAGAGAAGAAGATGATGAGGATGAAGAGGATGAAGAAGATGACGATGACTATGATGAGGATAATGATTTTGAGGATGACAGgcaaagaaagaagagaaggcGGCATACTGGTTTTATCTTAGAGGAAGCAG atgttgatgatgattatgaAGATGCTGATGATCAAGAGGAAGACGGATATGGAGATATATATGGTTCAG TGGACAAAGATGATGAACCAATTGGGGATGACATATCG GGTAATAGACGCTATCAGCAGATGATTGG AGATAAAAATGCTGAGGAACTGGAGGCTTACTACAAGCAAAAGTTTGCCGAGTCTTCAGAAAG GTATAGAGATGACTATGAACTTCGACCAGAGATTCAGCAGCAGAGTCTTTTACCTGGTGTCAA AGATCCAAACCTATGGACAGTGAAATGCAAG ATTGGAGAGGAAAAGGCTACGGTGATTGGTCTGATGAGGAAAGCTATTGCCCAGCAGTTTACTGATGAA CCTTTACAGATCAAGTCCGCTGTGGCTGTAGAAGGCCTCAAAGGATACATCTACATTGAAGCATACAAACAAACTCATGTCAAACAG GCCATTGAAGGTTTTGGTACTTTGCGACTTGGAAAATGGTCACAGATGATGGTGCCAATCAGAGAAATGACAGATGTTATGAAAGTTGTAAAAGAGGTGGTGTCTGTTAAGCCTAGACAGTGGGTCAGGTTAAAACGTGGGATTTACAAGGATGACCTTGCACAG GTGGATTTTGTCAACACTGCAAGAAATCAA GTGACACTAAAGATGATTcccaggattgattacagtagAAGTAGAGGCCTAGCTAAGTCTGCTGAG GATTCACTGGagaagaggaaaaggaaaaggaagccGCCCCAAAAACTGTTTGATGCTGATGCCATCAG AGCAATTGGAGGAGAAATAGGACAGGATGGTGATTTCATGATCTTTGAAGGCAGTCGTTATCGAGGTGGCTTCATGTACAAGACACTAGCCATGTCTGCAATA GTTGTTGAAGGTATTAAGCCAACTCTGCTGGAGCTTCAGAAATTTGAGACAGCACCCGAGGATGTTGAACTAGAAG TTCCAGTAAAAAGTTTGAAGGAGGGACTAGATGAAGAAAGACACAATTTTGCAACTGGAGATGTTGTAGAAGTCGCAGAAGGAGATCTGGCAAATTTGAAAGGAACGGTGCTTAGTATTGACGGAAACAAAATCACCATCATGCCAAAACATGAAGACTTAAAG GATCCTTTAGAGTTTATGGCAAATGAGCTGCAGAAGCATTTTAAGATGGGCGATCATGTCAAGGTTATTGGGGGTCGTTATGAAGGTGACACAGGGCTGATTGTGCGAGTTGAAGATAACATGGTGGTGCTGTTTGCAGATTTAACCATGCATGAG CTCAAGGTTTTGCCCAAAGATCTTCAGTTATGTACAGAAAGGAGCAGTGGAGTGGATTCCATGGGACAACATCAGTGGGGGGATATGGTGCAGCTAGA TCCACAGACTGTTGGAGTTATCATTCGTTTGGACAGAGACATGTTTTCAGTATTGAATCAACATGGAAAG GTCATTCAAGTCAAACACCAAGCTGTAGGAAGAAGGCGAGAGAACAAAAATGCTGTAGCGTTGGATTCAGAGCAG aactCTGTGCAAGTGAGGGACATCGTTAAAGTCATAGAAGGACCACATGCT GGTTTGCAAGGTGAAATCAAGCATCTTTATCGCAGTTTTGCGTTCTTATCTTCCAAGATGGTGATAGAGAACGGCGGAATGCTTGTGTGTAAGACAAAGCAGCTGGTACTGGCCGGGGGAGGCAAG GCGATATCAAATACTTTAGGCATCAGTGGGTTTGCGCCAGCATCACCACGAATAACAAGTCCTGCCAGAGAAGGAG CTGGTGGCGGCGGTGGTGGCCGAGGCGCTCCGAGAGGAGGAATGGGTCGAGGACGGGGTCGTGGCCGTGGCGGTCGTGATATGTCACTGATTTCACAGACTGTGCGTATCTCACAGGGACCTTATAAAG GATATGTTGGTATAGTCAAAGATGCCACAGAAACTACAGCTCGTGTTGAACTTCACAGTAGCTGTAAAACAATCTCCGTGGACAGAATGAGGCTTGCTATTGTTGG GGGTCCATCCAGTCGTGGCAGTTCTGTTTATACCAAGACTCCCATGTATGGTTCTCAGACACCCATGTATGGCTCCCAGACCCCTATGCACGGTTCACGAACGCCCATGTATGGCTCCCAGACGCCAACTCACGGCGATG GAAGTCGTACCCCTCATTATGGCTCAATGACGCCGTCCCACGATCCTTCACGCACCCCACTTCACGGAGGAGCCTGGGATCCAACTCAGCCAAATACACCAGCACGCAATGAAGATTTTGATTACAACTTTGATACGTCCACCCCCTCACCAGGG GTTTATGGAACACCGAACCCAGCCACTCCCGGAGGATACGGAGGACCGTACACTCCCAATACCCCAGGGGGAGGCATGTACGGCTCAGAACCAAGTTATTCTCCTTACACTCAGTCCCCATCTCCCGCTGGATACGGTAACCCAATGACCCCCGGTAGTATAGCCCCGGTATCCCCGGCATTTAACCCGCTTACCCCAGGGACAGGTATGGAGGAGACACACGCTGGAGGAGACTGGGTCACCACTGACATAGAAGTGCGAATCAACGAAAATCACGAG GATCCTAAGCTAATGGACAAGAAAGGTGTAGTGCGCACTGTCACTGGAGGAACCTGCACAGTCTATTTATACGACGAAAAGCGTGACGTCAGTGTCTCTATTCACAACGTGGATCCTGGTGAACCAATTAAACAGGATAAG GTCAAAGTGATTTTAGGAGACGACCGCGAGCGCACAGGGACCCTTATCAACATCGACGATCCTgatggaattattaaaatggaTCAAACGGACCAACTCAAGATTCTACCGCTAAAATATCTCGCTAAAATGGGGCCCACGAATATTTAG
- the LOC140929098 gene encoding transcription elongation factor SPT5-like isoform X2 translates to MVQWTKMMNQLGMTYRDKNAEELEAYYKQKFAESSERYRDDYELRPEIQQQSLLPGVKDPNLWTVKCKIGEEKATVIGLMRKAIAQQFTDEPLQIKSAVAVEGLKGYIYIEAYKQTHVKQAIEGFGTLRLGKWSQMMVPIREMTDVMKVVKEVVSVKPRQWVRLKRGIYKDDLAQVDFVNTARNQVTLKMIPRIDYSRSRGLAKSAEDSLEKRKRKRKPPQKLFDADAIRAIGGEIGQDGDFMIFEGSRYRGGFMYKTLAMSAIVVEGIKPTLLELQKFETAPEDVELEVPVKSLKEGLDEERHNFATGDVVEVAEGDLANLKGTVLSIDGNKITIMPKHEDLKDPLEFMANELQKHFKMGDHVKVIGGRYEGDTGLIVRVEDNMVVLFADLTMHELKVLPKDLQLCTERSSGVDSMGQHQWGDMVQLDPQTVGVIIRLDRDMFSVLNQHGKVIQVKHQAVGRRRENKNAVALDSEQNSVQVRDIVKVIEGPHAGLQGEIKHLYRSFAFLSSKMVIENGGMLVCKTKQLVLAGGGKAISNTLGISGFAPASPRITSPAREGAGGGGGGRGAPRGGMGRGRGRGRGGRDMSLISQTVRISQGPYKGYVGIVKDATETTARVELHSSCKTISVDRMRLAIVGGPSSRGSSVYTKTPMYGSQTPMYGSQTPMHGSRTPMYGSQTPTHGDGSRTPHYGSMTPSHDPSRTPLHGGAWDPTQPNTPARNEDFDYNFDTSTPSPGVYGTPNPATPGGYGGPYTPNTPGGGMYGSEPSYSPYTQSPSPAGYGNPMTPGSIAPVSPAFNPLTPGTGMEETHAGGDWVTTDIEVRINENHEDPKLMDKKGVVRTVTGGTCTVYLYDEKRDVSVSIHNVDPGEPIKQDKVKVILGDDRERTGTLINIDDPDGIIKMDQTDQLKILPLKYLAKMGPTNI, encoded by the exons ATGGTTCAG TGGACAAAGATGATGAACCAATTGGGGATGACATATCG AGATAAAAATGCTGAGGAACTGGAGGCTTACTACAAGCAAAAGTTTGCCGAGTCTTCAGAAAG GTATAGAGATGACTATGAACTTCGACCAGAGATTCAGCAGCAGAGTCTTTTACCTGGTGTCAA AGATCCAAACCTATGGACAGTGAAATGCAAG ATTGGAGAGGAAAAGGCTACGGTGATTGGTCTGATGAGGAAAGCTATTGCCCAGCAGTTTACTGATGAA CCTTTACAGATCAAGTCCGCTGTGGCTGTAGAAGGCCTCAAAGGATACATCTACATTGAAGCATACAAACAAACTCATGTCAAACAG GCCATTGAAGGTTTTGGTACTTTGCGACTTGGAAAATGGTCACAGATGATGGTGCCAATCAGAGAAATGACAGATGTTATGAAAGTTGTAAAAGAGGTGGTGTCTGTTAAGCCTAGACAGTGGGTCAGGTTAAAACGTGGGATTTACAAGGATGACCTTGCACAG GTGGATTTTGTCAACACTGCAAGAAATCAA GTGACACTAAAGATGATTcccaggattgattacagtagAAGTAGAGGCCTAGCTAAGTCTGCTGAG GATTCACTGGagaagaggaaaaggaaaaggaagccGCCCCAAAAACTGTTTGATGCTGATGCCATCAG AGCAATTGGAGGAGAAATAGGACAGGATGGTGATTTCATGATCTTTGAAGGCAGTCGTTATCGAGGTGGCTTCATGTACAAGACACTAGCCATGTCTGCAATA GTTGTTGAAGGTATTAAGCCAACTCTGCTGGAGCTTCAGAAATTTGAGACAGCACCCGAGGATGTTGAACTAGAAG TTCCAGTAAAAAGTTTGAAGGAGGGACTAGATGAAGAAAGACACAATTTTGCAACTGGAGATGTTGTAGAAGTCGCAGAAGGAGATCTGGCAAATTTGAAAGGAACGGTGCTTAGTATTGACGGAAACAAAATCACCATCATGCCAAAACATGAAGACTTAAAG GATCCTTTAGAGTTTATGGCAAATGAGCTGCAGAAGCATTTTAAGATGGGCGATCATGTCAAGGTTATTGGGGGTCGTTATGAAGGTGACACAGGGCTGATTGTGCGAGTTGAAGATAACATGGTGGTGCTGTTTGCAGATTTAACCATGCATGAG CTCAAGGTTTTGCCCAAAGATCTTCAGTTATGTACAGAAAGGAGCAGTGGAGTGGATTCCATGGGACAACATCAGTGGGGGGATATGGTGCAGCTAGA TCCACAGACTGTTGGAGTTATCATTCGTTTGGACAGAGACATGTTTTCAGTATTGAATCAACATGGAAAG GTCATTCAAGTCAAACACCAAGCTGTAGGAAGAAGGCGAGAGAACAAAAATGCTGTAGCGTTGGATTCAGAGCAG aactCTGTGCAAGTGAGGGACATCGTTAAAGTCATAGAAGGACCACATGCT GGTTTGCAAGGTGAAATCAAGCATCTTTATCGCAGTTTTGCGTTCTTATCTTCCAAGATGGTGATAGAGAACGGCGGAATGCTTGTGTGTAAGACAAAGCAGCTGGTACTGGCCGGGGGAGGCAAG GCGATATCAAATACTTTAGGCATCAGTGGGTTTGCGCCAGCATCACCACGAATAACAAGTCCTGCCAGAGAAGGAG CTGGTGGCGGCGGTGGTGGCCGAGGCGCTCCGAGAGGAGGAATGGGTCGAGGACGGGGTCGTGGCCGTGGCGGTCGTGATATGTCACTGATTTCACAGACTGTGCGTATCTCACAGGGACCTTATAAAG GATATGTTGGTATAGTCAAAGATGCCACAGAAACTACAGCTCGTGTTGAACTTCACAGTAGCTGTAAAACAATCTCCGTGGACAGAATGAGGCTTGCTATTGTTGG GGGTCCATCCAGTCGTGGCAGTTCTGTTTATACCAAGACTCCCATGTATGGTTCTCAGACACCCATGTATGGCTCCCAGACCCCTATGCACGGTTCACGAACGCCCATGTATGGCTCCCAGACGCCAACTCACGGCGATG GAAGTCGTACCCCTCATTATGGCTCAATGACGCCGTCCCACGATCCTTCACGCACCCCACTTCACGGAGGAGCCTGGGATCCAACTCAGCCAAATACACCAGCACGCAATGAAGATTTTGATTACAACTTTGATACGTCCACCCCCTCACCAGGG GTTTATGGAACACCGAACCCAGCCACTCCCGGAGGATACGGAGGACCGTACACTCCCAATACCCCAGGGGGAGGCATGTACGGCTCAGAACCAAGTTATTCTCCTTACACTCAGTCCCCATCTCCCGCTGGATACGGTAACCCAATGACCCCCGGTAGTATAGCCCCGGTATCCCCGGCATTTAACCCGCTTACCCCAGGGACAGGTATGGAGGAGACACACGCTGGAGGAGACTGGGTCACCACTGACATAGAAGTGCGAATCAACGAAAATCACGAG GATCCTAAGCTAATGGACAAGAAAGGTGTAGTGCGCACTGTCACTGGAGGAACCTGCACAGTCTATTTATACGACGAAAAGCGTGACGTCAGTGTCTCTATTCACAACGTGGATCCTGGTGAACCAATTAAACAGGATAAG GTCAAAGTGATTTTAGGAGACGACCGCGAGCGCACAGGGACCCTTATCAACATCGACGATCCTgatggaattattaaaatggaTCAAACGGACCAACTCAAGATTCTACCGCTAAAATATCTCGCTAAAATGGGGCCCACGAATATTTAG